In the Clostridium beijerinckii genome, one interval contains:
- a CDS encoding electron transfer flavoprotein subunit beta/FixA family protein, which translates to MNILVCIKQVPGTSKVEVDPVTGVLKRDGIDSKMNPYDLYALETALKIRESEGGTVKVLSMGPNQALSVIKEAYTMGADEGTLLSDRKFGGADVLATSYTIAQGVKKMGDFELIICGKQTTDGDTAQVGSEMAEWLNIPHVANVKDIVKVEDSTITVEMDMPESIETVKIAYPCLITVDKGIFEPRLPSYRKKLSTKDREIKILSLKDFDDKDEKNYGLNGSPTQVERIFPPEVNNDREMWTGSSGELSGKMGEKLKELKFI; encoded by the coding sequence ATGAATATTTTAGTTTGCATTAAGCAGGTGCCAGGAACATCTAAAGTTGAGGTTGATCCAGTTACAGGAGTTTTGAAAAGAGATGGCATAGACTCCAAAATGAATCCATATGATTTGTATGCTCTTGAAACAGCTCTTAAGATTAGGGAGAGTGAAGGAGGAACTGTTAAAGTCCTAAGTATGGGACCTAATCAAGCTTTAAGCGTAATTAAGGAAGCCTACACAATGGGAGCTGATGAAGGCACATTATTATCAGACAGGAAATTTGGAGGAGCTGATGTTTTAGCTACATCGTATACAATAGCTCAAGGCGTGAAAAAGATGGGGGATTTCGAACTTATTATTTGCGGTAAGCAAACAACAGATGGAGATACAGCGCAGGTAGGATCTGAAATGGCTGAATGGTTAAACATACCACATGTAGCTAACGTTAAGGACATAGTTAAAGTAGAAGACTCAACAATCACAGTTGAAATGGATATGCCAGAAAGTATTGAAACAGTAAAGATAGCGTACCCATGTCTAATCACTGTAGATAAAGGAATTTTTGAACCAAGGTTACCTTCTTATAGAAAAAAACTTTCAACTAAGGACAGAGAAATAAAAATATTAAGCCTAAAAGATTTTGATGATAAAGATGAGAAGAATTATGGACTTAATGGATCACCAACTCAAGTAGAGAGAATATTTCCACCAGAGGTTAATAATGATAGAGAAATGTGGACAGGCAGTTCTGGTGAATTAAGTGGAAAAATGGGAGAGAAATTAAAAGAATTGAAATTTATTTAG
- a CDS encoding electron transfer flavoprotein subunit alpha: protein MAKLVVNQEKILDIDELIKICPFGALENNNGVVEISGACKMCKLCVKKGPKGAVEYIEEEVKEIDKSLWNGIGVYVDHVDGEIHPVTYELIGKARELAGKINHPVYAVFIGNNISHKAEELLHYGVDKVFVYDDEELKYFRIEPYTAAFGDFINNVKPTAILVGATTIGRSLAPRIAARFKTGLTADCTILDMKENTDLVQIRPAFGGNIMAQIVTPNSRPQLATVRYKVMTAPKRNDDISGEIVECSIDKEKLLSKITALSIKKKDAEVGISDAEVIVAAGRGIKSEKDLELVKELAKLLGAEFACTRPLIEAGWVDAKRQIGLSGRTVRPRLIIACGISGAVQFTAGMNNSDYIFAINADDKAPIFKVAHYGVVGNLYEIIPELIEKIKMAKEA, encoded by the coding sequence ATGGCAAAGTTAGTAGTAAATCAAGAGAAAATATTAGATATTGATGAGTTAATTAAAATATGTCCTTTTGGTGCCCTTGAAAATAATAATGGAGTTGTTGAAATAAGTGGAGCATGTAAAATGTGCAAGCTTTGCGTTAAAAAGGGGCCTAAGGGAGCTGTTGAATATATAGAGGAAGAAGTCAAAGAGATAGATAAAAGTCTTTGGAATGGAATAGGCGTTTATGTTGATCATGTAGATGGAGAAATACATCCTGTTACTTATGAGCTAATAGGAAAGGCAAGAGAATTAGCAGGAAAGATAAATCATCCAGTATATGCTGTATTTATCGGAAATAATATTTCTCATAAAGCTGAAGAATTATTACACTATGGTGTAGATAAGGTATTTGTATATGATGACGAGGAATTAAAGTATTTTAGAATAGAACCATATACAGCTGCTTTCGGAGATTTTATAAATAATGTAAAACCAACAGCGATTTTAGTTGGTGCTACAACTATAGGTAGATCTTTAGCGCCAAGAATAGCTGCTAGATTTAAAACTGGACTTACAGCAGATTGTACAATATTAGATATGAAGGAAAATACAGATTTAGTTCAAATTAGACCGGCATTTGGTGGTAATATAATGGCTCAGATAGTTACTCCAAATTCTAGACCTCAATTAGCAACTGTTAGATATAAAGTTATGACAGCTCCAAAAAGAAATGATGATATTTCAGGAGAAATAGTAGAATGTTCTATAGATAAAGAAAAACTTTTATCTAAAATTACAGCGCTTAGTATAAAGAAAAAAGATGCTGAAGTAGGAATAAGTGATGCTGAAGTAATAGTTGCAGCAGGAAGAGGGATTAAATCAGAAAAGGATTTAGAATTAGTAAAAGAATTAGCTAAACTTTTAGGAGCAGAATTTGCATGTACTAGACCTCTAATAGAGGCAGGCTGGGTTGATGCAAAGAGACAAATTGGATTAAGCGGTAGAACTGTAAGGCCAAGACTTATCATAGCTTGTGGAATATCTGGAGCAGTTCAATTTACAGCTGGAATGAATAATTCAGATTATATATTTGCTATAAATGCTGATGATAAAGCACCAATATTTAAGGTTGCTCACTATGGAGTTGTTGGAAACTTGTATGAAATAATTCCAGAATTAATAGAAAAAATAAAAATGGCTAAGGAGGCATAG